In Halobaculum rubrum, the following are encoded in one genomic region:
- a CDS encoding cytochrome P450 — MSDTDLSTARPPEAAPGPDGLPVLGSFLENQRDFFAFRDRVAAEYGGVARYRILGQDVFLLTDPDAIQRVLVSENQQYVKGDLFQQQLRPVLGNGLLNSEGDFWRRQRHLIQPAFTPDRIAGYADMMVETTERTSARWDDGEVRDVHRDMMGLTLDIVARALMGVDIRDRTPAIGGALDTVMEQSAGGSLLDLLPASVPTLGREKLREAVASLDRIVDELVDEKRRALREGEIAPDADVVSALLTAEDEDGEQMAAEQVRDEVKTLLLAGHETTALSLTFTLHLLARHPDIEQRLLDELEAELGDEPAGFDTVRDLEYLDQVVTESMRLLPPVHGILREPTEDVELGGYRIPEGTPVAISQWVVHRDPAHYDDPLAFRPERWTDEMERELHPLAYFPFSSGPRRCVGDRFALLETKLILATLLRRFAFEVVDPVDLEANLQASITTRPTQPVRMRIHER, encoded by the coding sequence ATGAGCGACACGGATCTCTCCACCGCACGCCCCCCAGAAGCCGCCCCTGGCCCCGACGGATTGCCCGTCCTCGGCTCGTTCCTGGAGAACCAACGGGACTTCTTCGCCTTCCGCGACCGCGTCGCCGCCGAATACGGCGGCGTCGCGCGCTACCGGATCCTCGGTCAGGACGTGTTCCTCCTGACCGACCCGGACGCAATCCAGCGCGTGCTCGTCTCCGAGAACCAGCAGTACGTGAAGGGAGATCTGTTCCAGCAGCAGCTCCGGCCGGTGCTCGGCAACGGCCTGCTCAACAGCGAGGGCGACTTCTGGCGCCGGCAGCGACACCTGATCCAGCCGGCGTTCACGCCCGACCGCATCGCGGGCTACGCCGACATGATGGTCGAGACGACCGAGCGGACGAGCGCCCGCTGGGACGACGGCGAGGTCCGCGACGTCCACCGCGACATGATGGGGCTGACCCTCGACATCGTCGCCCGCGCGCTGATGGGCGTCGACATCCGCGACCGTACGCCCGCGATCGGCGGCGCGCTCGACACCGTGATGGAGCAGTCCGCGGGCGGCAGCCTGCTCGATCTCCTTCCGGCGTCGGTACCGACGCTCGGCCGAGAGAAGCTCCGCGAGGCGGTCGCCTCGCTCGACCGCATCGTCGACGAACTGGTCGACGAGAAGCGTCGCGCGCTACGTGAGGGCGAGATCGCGCCCGACGCCGACGTGGTCTCGGCACTCCTCACCGCTGAAGACGAGGACGGCGAGCAGATGGCCGCCGAACAGGTTCGCGACGAGGTGAAGACGCTGCTTTTGGCGGGCCACGAGACGACGGCGCTGTCGCTGACGTTCACGCTTCACCTGCTCGCTCGTCATCCCGATATCGAGCAACGGCTCCTCGACGAACTGGAGGCCGAACTCGGCGACGAGCCCGCCGGCTTCGACACCGTCCGCGATCTCGAGTACCTCGATCAGGTCGTTACCGAGTCGATGCGACTGCTCCCGCCGGTGCACGGGATCCTCCGGGAGCCGACCGAGGACGTTGAACTCGGCGGCTACCGGATCCCGGAGGGAACACCGGTGGCGATCAGCCAGTGGGTCGTTCACCGCGATCCCGCCCACTACGACGACCCGCTCGCGTTTCGGCCCGAGCGGTGGACCGACGAGATGGAACGAGAGCTACACCCGCTGGCGTACTTCCCGTTCTCCTCGGGGCCGCGCCGGTGCGTCGGCGACCGCTTCGCGCTGCTGGAGACAAAGCTGATCCTCGCGACGCTGCTGCGCCGGTTCGCGTTCGAGGTGGTGGACCCGGTCGACCTCGAGGCGAATCTGCAAGCGAGTATCACAACCCGGCCGACGCAACCAGTGCGGATGCGGATTCACGAGCGCTGA
- a CDS encoding iron-containing alcohol dehydrogenase family protein, whose amino-acid sequence MSALDTPPFAFDYDPGAIHYGRGCIADIGDALDERDREAALVVCGSNVAGNAELMDAVGDGLGDRLAEVFAGTTPDKRLREAARAVERADALGVDAFVPVGGGSSLDVATVASVLRARGLSLDQTREEVVETGGIATPDDPATLTPLFPVPTTLAGADLSVIAGIAAEVDDGTGGTEMVSTGVGGRELIPEALFYDPALFETTPEGVLAGSAMNGFDKAIESLYSRNRTAVTDATATRAVRLLAEGLPEMTDDAAAMDRAVAGVVLAQYGISRPGEMTINAIHAFGHGLRDAFGIQQGLAHAAVAPHALRAMADAGVDLSMLTAAFEVGTVEQAIAEVERVRDALGLPASLSAIDGVDEGGINEAARVAAADSLLSYASDGYDLTEADARAVLEAAF is encoded by the coding sequence ATGTCCGCGCTCGACACGCCGCCGTTCGCGTTCGACTACGACCCCGGCGCGATCCACTACGGCCGCGGCTGTATCGCCGACATCGGCGACGCGCTCGACGAGCGCGACCGCGAGGCCGCGCTCGTCGTCTGCGGCTCGAACGTCGCCGGCAACGCCGAGTTGATGGACGCCGTCGGCGACGGCCTCGGCGACCGCCTCGCGGAGGTGTTCGCAGGGACGACGCCCGACAAGCGCCTGCGGGAGGCCGCCCGCGCCGTCGAACGAGCCGACGCGCTGGGCGTCGACGCGTTCGTCCCCGTGGGGGGCGGCTCCAGCCTCGACGTGGCGACGGTCGCGTCGGTGCTGCGCGCCCGCGGTCTGTCGCTCGATCAAACCCGCGAGGAAGTGGTCGAAACCGGAGGGATCGCGACCCCGGACGACCCCGCAACCCTGACGCCGCTGTTCCCGGTGCCGACGACCCTCGCGGGCGCGGACCTGTCGGTCATCGCCGGTATCGCCGCCGAGGTCGACGACGGCACCGGGGGCACGGAGATGGTCTCGACGGGCGTCGGCGGCCGCGAACTGATTCCGGAGGCGCTGTTCTACGATCCGGCGCTGTTCGAGACGACGCCCGAGGGCGTGCTCGCGGGGTCGGCGATGAACGGCTTCGACAAGGCGATCGAGTCGCTGTACTCCCGGAACCGAACGGCCGTCACCGACGCCACTGCGACCCGGGCAGTTCGGCTGCTGGCGGAGGGACTCCCCGAGATGACCGACGACGCGGCGGCGATGGACCGCGCGGTCGCCGGCGTCGTGCTCGCGCAGTACGGTATCTCGCGGCCGGGCGAGATGACGATCAACGCCATCCACGCGTTCGGCCACGGCCTGCGCGACGCGTTCGGCATCCAGCAGGGGCTCGCACACGCGGCGGTCGCACCTCACGCGCTGCGGGCGATGGCCGACGCCGGCGTCGACCTCTCGATGCTGACAGCGGCGTTCGAGGTCGGAACGGTCGAACAAGCGATCGCCGAAGTCGAACGCGTCCGCGACGCCCTCGGTCTGCCGGCGTCGCTGTCGGCGATCGACGGCGTCGACGAGGGGGGAATCAACGAGGCCGCGCGCGTGGCCGCCGCCGACTCGCTGCTGTCGTACGCGTCCGATGGGTACGACCTCACGGAAGCGGACGCGCGGGCGGTGTTGGAGGCGGCGTTCTGA
- the aroA gene encoding 3-phosphoshikimate 1-carboxyvinyltransferase, whose protein sequence is MDVHVSPSRIAGRARAPPSKSYTHRAILAAGYGAGTTVTGPLDSADPRATGRAVEAFGGEVVWTNEGDGDEQEGGGADGVEVEGFGGRPTTPDDVIDCANSGTTMRLVTAAAGLTDGLAILTGDESLRSRPQGPLLDAVESLGGRAESTRRNGRAPLVVGDAMAGGTVAIPGDVSSQFVTALLMAGAVTDEGIEIDLETELKSAPYVEITREVLADFGVDTERTETGFRVPGGQSYEADEYAVPGDFSSMSYLLAAGAVAAAEGEAVVVGGARPSAQGDSAIVDILDRMGADIDWDEDAGEIAVRASSLSGVEVDVGDTPDLLPTIAVLGAVADGETRIVNAEHVRYKETDRVAAMAESLERLGAEVTEKRDSLTVHGGDSTLGGATVHGRGDHRLVMALTVAGLVADGETTVTGAEHVDVSFPGFFEAMADLGAAVSTE, encoded by the coding sequence ATGGACGTACACGTCTCTCCGTCCCGGATCGCCGGGCGCGCTCGCGCTCCGCCGTCGAAGAGCTACACTCACCGGGCGATCCTCGCCGCCGGCTACGGAGCGGGCACGACCGTCACGGGCCCGCTGGACTCAGCAGACCCCAGAGCCACCGGCCGAGCGGTCGAGGCGTTCGGCGGGGAGGTCGTGTGGACGAACGAGGGCGACGGGGACGAGCAAGAAGGCGGCGGCGCCGATGGCGTCGAGGTCGAGGGATTCGGCGGCCGACCGACCACTCCCGACGACGTGATCGACTGCGCGAACTCCGGGACGACGATGCGACTCGTCACCGCCGCCGCGGGGCTGACCGACGGCCTCGCGATCCTCACCGGGGACGAGTCGTTGCGCTCGCGACCCCAGGGGCCGCTCCTTGACGCCGTCGAATCGCTCGGGGGACGCGCGGAGTCGACCCGCCGAAACGGGCGGGCGCCGCTCGTCGTCGGCGACGCGATGGCCGGCGGGACGGTCGCCATCCCCGGCGACGTCTCCTCGCAGTTCGTCACCGCCCTGCTGATGGCCGGTGCGGTCACCGACGAGGGGATCGAGATCGACCTGGAAACCGAGCTCAAATCGGCGCCGTACGTCGAGATCACCCGCGAGGTGCTCGCCGACTTCGGCGTCGACACCGAGCGCACGGAGACGGGCTTTCGGGTGCCAGGCGGGCAGTCCTACGAGGCCGACGAGTACGCCGTCCCCGGCGACTTCTCCTCGATGTCGTACCTGCTCGCGGCGGGCGCCGTCGCCGCCGCGGAGGGCGAGGCGGTCGTCGTCGGGGGCGCCCGCCCGAGCGCGCAGGGCGACTCCGCCATCGTCGACATCCTCGACCGGATGGGCGCCGACATCGACTGGGACGAGGACGCCGGCGAGATCGCCGTCCGCGCGTCGTCGCTCTCGGGCGTCGAGGTCGACGTGGGTGACACGCCCGACCTGCTCCCCACGATCGCCGTGTTGGGCGCCGTCGCCGACGGCGAAACACGGATCGTGAACGCCGAGCACGTCCGCTACAAGGAGACCGACCGCGTCGCCGCGATGGCCGAGTCGCTGGAGAGGCTGGGCGCCGAGGTGACCGAGAAGCGGGACTCGCTGACGGTCCACGGCGGCGACTCGACGCTCGGCGGCGCGACCGTCCACGGCCGCGGCGACCACCGCCTCGTGATGGCGCTGACGGTCGCCGGTCTCGTCGCCGACGGCGAGACGACCGTCACCGGCGCCGAGCACGTCGACGTGTCGTTCCCCGGGTTCTTCGAGGCGATGGCCGACCTCGGCGCGGCCGTCTCGACCGAGTAG
- a CDS encoding M24 family metallopeptidase: protein MTRTLDALDDRLAATDADAYCIEAGSADSNQLYLSGFDAPDPFFTAYTGEELAVLTSGLEYGRAKKESHADTVARLSTYDYAERAAEAGQSTALAGVYADFLADLGVESALVPERFPVGVADGLREAGIGVDVDRDDVIETVRATKTDEELDAVRRATAANEAAMAAAEDLIAAAEVADDGTLVIEEGVEGGDGADSEETPLTSERVKEEIEVTLLRHGCALDETIVACGADAADPHDRGSGPLEAGESVIVDIFPREKASKYHSDMTRTFSKGEASDSIAEWFELTEAALSAALDAVEPGATGAEVHAAACDVYEEAGHPTLRSDPDTETGFIHSTGHGVGLDVHEQPGLNSRGGELEPGQVVTVEPGLYDPAVGGVRIEDIVIVTENGYENLTEDYPVELVVE from the coding sequence ATGACACGCACGCTTGACGCCCTCGACGACCGTCTCGCGGCGACGGACGCCGACGCGTACTGTATCGAGGCCGGGAGCGCCGACTCGAATCAGCTGTACCTCTCGGGGTTCGACGCGCCCGACCCGTTCTTCACCGCCTACACTGGCGAGGAACTCGCGGTCCTCACCTCCGGACTCGAGTACGGCCGCGCGAAAAAGGAGTCGCACGCCGACACCGTCGCCCGGCTCTCCACGTACGACTACGCCGAGCGCGCCGCCGAAGCGGGACAGTCCACGGCACTTGCGGGCGTGTACGCCGACTTCCTCGCCGATCTGGGCGTCGAGTCGGCGCTCGTCCCCGAGCGCTTCCCGGTTGGCGTCGCGGACGGGCTTCGTGAGGCCGGGATCGGGGTCGACGTGGACCGTGACGACGTGATCGAGACGGTCCGGGCGACCAAGACCGACGAGGAACTCGACGCCGTCAGGCGTGCGACGGCCGCCAACGAAGCCGCGATGGCCGCCGCCGAGGACCTCATCGCCGCCGCCGAGGTGGCCGACGACGGGACCCTCGTGATCGAGGAGGGGGTTGAGGGCGGAGACGGCGCGGACAGCGAGGAGACCCCGCTCACCAGCGAGCGCGTGAAAGAGGAGATCGAGGTCACCCTCCTCCGACACGGCTGCGCGCTCGACGAGACGATCGTCGCCTGCGGCGCCGACGCCGCCGACCCACACGACCGCGGGTCGGGCCCCCTCGAGGCGGGCGAGAGCGTCATCGTCGACATCTTCCCCCGAGAGAAGGCGAGCAAGTACCACTCGGACATGACCCGCACCTTCTCGAAGGGCGAGGCGAGCGACTCGATCGCCGAGTGGTTCGAGCTGACCGAGGCGGCGCTCTCGGCCGCGCTGGACGCCGTCGAGCCAGGCGCCACCGGCGCCGAGGTGCACGCCGCCGCATGCGACGTGTACGAGGAGGCGGGTCACCCGACGCTCCGGTCGGACCCGGACACCGAGACGGGATTCATTCACTCGACGGGACACGGCGTCGGCCTCGACGTGCACGAACAACCGGGACTCAACTCCCGCGGCGGGGAGTTGGAGCCGGGGCAGGTGGTCACCGTCGAGCCCGGGCTGTACGACCCCGCGGTCGGCGGCGTCCGCATCGAGGACATCGTGATCGTCACCGAGAACGGCTACGAGAACCTCACCGAGGACTATCCCGTGGAGCTGGTGGTAGAGTGA
- a CDS encoding prephenate dehydrogenase/arogenate dehydrogenase family protein, protein MKLLVVGAGEMGRWAARTLRPVSERVALADTNPQTAMDAAEDVVDGRVVPLDTDESFDCVVLAVPIPVVADAVAKYAANAADGAIVDVSGVMTEPLAAMDEHAAGEYASFHPLFAPPRGPGRIAYVPGEAGPLVERVRERLREVDNEVFETTAGDHDDAMEKVQTGAHTAVLAYALAAGDVDERFHTPVSEPLAELARTVTEGEPRVYADIRETFAGADAVAEAARALSAADRDEFETLFGRAGDAVGTESRTGEGDPPGDE, encoded by the coding sequence ATGAAGTTGCTCGTCGTCGGCGCCGGGGAGATGGGCCGGTGGGCCGCGCGGACCCTCCGCCCGGTCAGCGAGCGCGTCGCGCTCGCGGACACGAACCCCCAGACCGCGATGGACGCCGCCGAGGACGTCGTCGACGGCCGGGTCGTCCCGCTCGACACCGACGAGTCGTTCGACTGCGTCGTCCTCGCGGTGCCGATCCCCGTCGTCGCCGACGCCGTCGCGAAGTACGCCGCCAACGCCGCCGACGGCGCGATCGTCGACGTCTCCGGCGTGATGACCGAACCGCTCGCGGCGATGGACGAACATGCGGCGGGCGAGTACGCCAGCTTCCATCCGCTGTTCGCCCCGCCCCGCGGCCCCGGCCGGATCGCGTACGTCCCCGGCGAGGCGGGACCGCTCGTCGAGCGCGTCCGCGAGCGACTGCGGGAGGTCGACAACGAGGTGTTCGAGACGACCGCGGGCGACCACGACGACGCGATGGAGAAGGTTCAGACGGGTGCCCACACGGCCGTTCTCGCGTACGCGCTCGCCGCCGGCGACGTGGACGAGCGCTTCCACACGCCCGTCTCCGAACCGCTGGCCGAGTTGGCTCGCACCGTCACCGAGGGCGAGCCCCGCGTGTACGCCGACATCCGCGAGACGTTCGCCGGCGCCGACGCGGTCGCGGAGGCGGCGCGGGCGCTCTCGGCCGCCGACCGCGACGAGTTCGAGACGCTGTTCGGGCGCGCCGGCGACGCCGTGGGCACCGAGTCGCGCACCGGAGAGGGCGATCCGCCCGGCGACGAGTGA